A region from the Paraburkholderia youngii genome encodes:
- a CDS encoding DHA2 family efflux MFS transporter permease subunit: protein MSGMREHISASASERIDPTVWKVAAVVSIGSFMSQMDSTLVNVSLSTIGHTLDASIATAQWIVSGYLLAMALMLPLNGWLVDRIGAKRLYLFCFSTFTIASMLCGAAQTIGELIGARIFQGLVAGVLVPMAQMMIGRVAGRNLERVMGFTALPILLGPILGPVLAGLVLAHASWPWLFFINAPVGAVGIAMAVLLLPRDAPASQKRPFDFTGFALISPGLVALVYGLQNALRAVGLAWLLAGVVFLAGFVLYALRKGDAALIDVRMFARRTFSVAALAQFSANGIMYGRQLAVPLFLIAGCGLSAAHAGGLLAATGVGMMCSFPPIGWLTERLGCRALAAAGALLAFLSTLVFLWMSIASFSAGWAAVSLFVAGVGQGTISVPSISAAYSSIARERLAVANTALNIAQRVGGPFATTLLSMAIALTLHGASDVQPSRFLPMFVLLAALHLLCFAATMCLPVRVRRA from the coding sequence ATGAGCGGCATGCGCGAGCACATCTCCGCGTCCGCTTCCGAGCGGATCGATCCCACCGTCTGGAAGGTCGCGGCGGTCGTGTCGATCGGTTCGTTCATGTCGCAGATGGATTCGACGCTCGTCAACGTGTCGCTGTCGACGATCGGCCATACGCTCGATGCGTCGATCGCCACCGCGCAGTGGATCGTCAGCGGCTACCTGCTCGCGATGGCGTTGATGTTGCCGCTCAACGGCTGGCTGGTCGACCGCATCGGCGCGAAGCGGCTGTACCTGTTCTGCTTTTCGACGTTCACGATAGCGTCGATGCTGTGCGGCGCGGCGCAGACGATCGGCGAGTTGATCGGCGCGCGCATCTTCCAGGGCCTCGTTGCCGGTGTGCTCGTGCCGATGGCGCAGATGATGATCGGACGAGTGGCCGGCAGGAACCTCGAGCGCGTGATGGGCTTCACCGCGCTGCCCATTCTGCTCGGTCCCATTCTCGGCCCGGTGCTGGCCGGACTCGTCCTCGCGCACGCGAGTTGGCCGTGGCTGTTCTTCATCAATGCGCCGGTGGGCGCTGTCGGCATCGCGATGGCGGTGTTGCTGCTGCCGCGCGATGCCCCTGCGTCGCAGAAGCGGCCGTTCGATTTCACCGGCTTTGCGCTGATCTCCCCTGGGCTGGTCGCACTCGTCTATGGACTTCAGAACGCGTTGCGCGCGGTGGGCCTCGCGTGGCTGCTTGCGGGCGTCGTGTTTCTCGCCGGGTTCGTACTGTACGCGTTGCGCAAAGGCGATGCCGCGCTGATCGACGTGCGCATGTTTGCAAGGCGTACGTTCTCGGTCGCGGCACTCGCGCAGTTCTCCGCGAACGGGATCATGTATGGACGACAGCTTGCAGTGCCGCTGTTTCTGATCGCGGGCTGCGGTTTGTCGGCCGCGCACGCGGGCGGCCTGCTCGCGGCGACCGGCGTCGGCATGATGTGCTCGTTCCCGCCGATCGGCTGGTTGACCGAGCGGCTCGGTTGCCGCGCGCTCGCGGCGGCCGGCGCATTGCTGGCGTTTCTGAGCACGCTCGTGTTTCTGTGGATGAGCATCGCTTCGTTCTCGGCCGGATGGGCCGCTGTCAGTCTGTTCGTTGCGGGCGTCGGTCAGGGGACGATCAGCGTGCCGTCGATCTCGGCCGCGTATTCGTCGATCGCGAGAGAACGGCTCGCGGTCGCGAATACGGCGTTGAACATCGCGCAGAGAGTGGGCGGTCCGTTCGCCACGACGCTGCTTTCGATGGCGATCGCGTTGACGCTGCATGGTGCTTCGGATGTCCAGCCCAGCCGATTTCTGCCGATGTTCGTGCTGCTGGCCGCGCTGCATTTGCTGTGCTTCGCAGCGACGATGTGTCTGCCAGTTCGGGTTCGGAGGGCGTAG
- a CDS encoding multidrug effflux MFS transporter, whose amino-acid sequence MSHATADQPASADSAPNSPRFLLFLICLFASAGQLAIDIYVPALPAMAHYFGTSPQAIQTSVTGYMAAYAFGQLIFGPIADAYGRKRVLAFGLTVYTVGCLLSLAAPNLETFILARALQGFGIASTNLLAKAIITDSFAGQALLHAFTYMSIAWGLAPIVAPVIGAHLQTAFGWRACLVFLLIYSLVMWALLWRYRETLPKPVHLEPRTLTANARKVLASPVFQSCFLAQGLCYSILLVFNIVGPFMVQTTLHKPPTFFGYLALGIGMMYFLGGLSNRLHGPRLPSAEQRLRIGARLMAAASVVMLLLALTVGLRVWTLATPVLVMGFCAGAMYPTLMAKGNSLFPHIAGLTSAILGCALLLVSSAMMGLAGFVSVQVLTPLALFFVVLAFVVVMMVTKLLRHLEQVQPAAAATASGNAA is encoded by the coding sequence ATGAGCCACGCTACCGCCGACCAACCCGCCTCCGCCGACTCCGCTCCGAACTCGCCGCGCTTCCTGTTGTTCCTGATCTGCCTGTTCGCATCCGCCGGACAGCTCGCAATCGACATCTACGTGCCCGCGCTGCCCGCGATGGCGCACTACTTCGGTACCTCGCCGCAAGCGATCCAGACCAGCGTCACCGGCTACATGGCCGCCTACGCGTTCGGCCAGCTGATCTTCGGTCCGATCGCCGACGCGTATGGCCGCAAGCGCGTGCTCGCGTTCGGCCTGACCGTCTACACGGTCGGCTGTCTGCTGTCGCTCGCGGCGCCGAATCTCGAGACGTTCATCCTCGCCCGTGCGTTGCAGGGCTTCGGCATCGCGAGCACGAACCTGCTCGCGAAGGCGATCATCACCGATTCGTTCGCGGGTCAGGCGTTGCTGCATGCGTTCACGTACATGTCGATCGCATGGGGGCTCGCGCCGATCGTCGCGCCGGTGATCGGCGCGCATCTGCAGACGGCGTTCGGCTGGCGCGCGTGCCTCGTGTTCCTGCTGATCTATTCGCTGGTGATGTGGGCGCTCTTGTGGCGTTATCGCGAGACCTTGCCGAAGCCCGTGCATCTCGAACCGCGCACGCTGACCGCGAACGCGCGCAAGGTGCTCGCGAGCCCCGTGTTCCAAAGCTGTTTCCTCGCGCAGGGCCTGTGCTACAGCATCCTGCTCGTGTTCAACATCGTCGGGCCGTTCATGGTGCAGACCACGCTGCACAAGCCGCCGACCTTCTTCGGCTATCTCGCGCTCGGCATCGGCATGATGTACTTCCTTGGCGGTCTGTCGAATCGGCTGCACGGTCCGCGTCTGCCGAGCGCCGAGCAGCGGTTGCGCATCGGCGCGCGGCTGATGGCGGCCGCGTCGGTTGTGATGCTGCTGCTCGCGCTGACGGTCGGCCTGCGCGTGTGGACGCTCGCGACGCCCGTGCTGGTGATGGGCTTCTGCGCCGGCGCGATGTATCCGACGCTGATGGCGAAGGGCAACTCGCTGTTCCCTCACATCGCGGGCCTGACGAGCGCGATTCTCGGCTGCGCGCTGCTGCTGGTGTCCTCGGCGATGATGGGGCTGGCCGGCTTCGTGTCGGTGCAGGTGCTCACGCCGCTCGCGCTGTTCTTCGTGGTCCTCGCGTTCGTCGTGGTGATGATGGTGACGAAGCTGCTGCGTCATCTCGAGCAGGTACAGCCCGCGGCCGCGGCGACCGCGAGCGGCAACGCAGCGTGA